A window from Cryobacterium sp. PAMC25264 encodes these proteins:
- a CDS encoding DNA polymerase IV: MSKQDGSDRQTTGIDVDDSTATMLHIDMDAFFASVELLDHPELAHLPVIVGHRSGRSVVTAANYVARKYGVNSAMPMAIALRRCPAAVVLEPHMSRYAEVSRQVMGIFADMTPLVEPLSIDEAFLDVAGARRLHGSPAEIAQKIRARVFAETGLTCSVGAASTKFVAKLASGRAKPDGLLVIPADDTIGFLHPLPVGALWGVGATTEQALLALGLRHVRDIAHASRETLERAVGVAGAQKLHDLSWGIDHRSINLEREEKSIGHEVTFEHDVTDVARLRSELLRQSDAVAAKLRGNGLVARTVVLKLRYADFSTVTRSRTLADPTNVGRRIYEEVAASFDVLAARGIRVRLIGVRAEQLGNGDGSGLGLWDDDDDWREAELAVDTVTARFGRGIVRPASQLGGGSAPKRDVHPFGTPDAGPASRPDQHRP, translated from the coding sequence ATGAGCAAGCAGGACGGCAGTGACCGGCAGACGACGGGGATCGACGTCGATGACAGCACGGCCACCATGCTGCACATCGACATGGATGCGTTCTTCGCCTCCGTCGAGCTGCTTGACCACCCCGAGCTCGCCCACTTGCCCGTCATCGTGGGTCACCGTTCCGGTCGCTCGGTGGTGACGGCGGCGAACTATGTGGCCCGCAAGTACGGCGTCAACTCGGCCATGCCCATGGCGATCGCTCTGCGCCGCTGCCCGGCCGCCGTGGTACTCGAACCGCATATGAGCAGATACGCGGAGGTGTCCCGGCAGGTGATGGGCATCTTCGCCGACATGACCCCGCTGGTCGAGCCGCTCAGTATCGACGAGGCCTTCCTCGACGTCGCCGGTGCCCGCCGCCTGCACGGGTCGCCCGCCGAGATCGCGCAGAAGATCCGCGCCCGGGTCTTCGCCGAGACCGGGTTGACCTGCTCGGTGGGAGCCGCCTCCACGAAGTTCGTGGCCAAACTGGCCTCCGGCCGGGCCAAGCCCGACGGCCTGCTGGTGATCCCCGCCGACGACACGATCGGGTTCCTGCATCCGTTGCCCGTCGGAGCGCTCTGGGGCGTCGGGGCCACGACCGAACAGGCCCTGCTGGCGCTCGGGCTCCGCCACGTGCGCGACATCGCCCACGCCTCCCGCGAGACGCTCGAACGCGCAGTGGGGGTGGCCGGCGCGCAGAAGCTGCACGACCTGTCCTGGGGCATCGACCACCGCTCGATCAACCTGGAGCGCGAGGAGAAGAGCATCGGACACGAGGTCACCTTCGAACACGATGTCACGGATGTCGCCCGGTTGCGCAGCGAACTGCTGCGGCAGTCGGACGCCGTGGCTGCGAAGCTCCGCGGCAACGGTCTCGTCGCGCGCACCGTGGTGCTCAAGCTGCGGTACGCGGACTTCAGCACCGTGACCCGCTCCCGCACCCTCGCCGACCCCACCAACGTGGGCCGGCGCATCTACGAGGAGGTCGCCGCGAGCTTCGATGTGCTCGCCGCGCGGGGCATCCGGGTGCGCCTTATCGGGGTGCGTGCCGAGCAGCTGGGCAACGGCGACGGGTCCGGGCTCGGCCTCTGGGACGACGACGACGATTGGCGGGAGGCCGAACTGGCCGTCGACACCGTCACCGCGCGCTTCGGGCGGGGCATCGTGCGCCCGGCCTCCCAACTGGGCGGGGGCAGCGCGCCGAAACGGGACGTGCACCCGTTCGGTACTCCGGATGCCGGACCCGCGAGTCGGCCGGATCAGCACCGGCCGTGA
- a CDS encoding ECF transporter S component yields the protein MLKWRVVDIVVASVIGVASGVIFWAWGLAWSPLSALLAFTPGLEGLLAGGWLFAGVLGGLIIRKPGAAVYTEVVAAVVSMLIGTQWGFSTLIWGIIEGLGAEIVLALFLYANWRLGVALLAGAGAGVAVGLLDTTFTSYAALDVGYKAVYIVSAVVSGTVLAGLLSWLAVRGLARTGALSRFAAGREASRVGLPVQNLPDQNLRDQNLPDQDGSGQSTLRQTETPSQTTR from the coding sequence GTGCTGAAATGGCGCGTCGTGGACATCGTCGTGGCCAGCGTCATCGGCGTCGCCAGCGGCGTCATCTTCTGGGCGTGGGGACTGGCCTGGTCGCCGCTCAGCGCCCTGCTCGCCTTCACCCCCGGCCTGGAAGGACTGCTCGCCGGCGGCTGGCTGTTCGCCGGCGTTCTCGGCGGACTGATCATCCGTAAACCCGGAGCGGCCGTCTACACCGAGGTCGTCGCAGCGGTCGTCTCCATGCTGATCGGAACCCAGTGGGGATTCTCGACGCTGATCTGGGGCATCATCGAAGGCCTCGGGGCCGAGATCGTCCTCGCGCTCTTCCTCTACGCGAACTGGCGGCTGGGCGTGGCCCTGCTGGCCGGCGCCGGCGCCGGCGTGGCGGTCGGCCTGCTCGACACGACCTTCACGAGTTATGCCGCCCTCGACGTCGGCTACAAGGCCGTCTACATAGTGTCCGCCGTCGTGTCTGGCACCGTGCTCGCGGGCCTGCTGTCCTGGCTTGCCGTGCGGGGATTGGCCCGCACGGGCGCGCTCAGCCGGTTCGCGGCCGGTCGGGAGGCGAGCCGGGTCGGCCTGCCGGTCCAGAACCTGCCGGACCAGAACCTGCGGGACCAGAACCTGCCGGACCAGGACGGGTCTGGCCAGAGCACTCTGCGGCAGACCGAAACCCCGTCGCAGACCACGCGGTGA
- a CDS encoding LLM class flavin-dependent oxidoreductase gives MSGAIAVMQPRDLPAASFVSFARRAEELGFDEIWVVEDCFFRGGIAQAAVILAATSTIVVGIGILPAAARNPVFATLEVSTLAELFPGRLRVGVGHGMPGWMRQAGIWPASPLGMLAENLDVMRALLGGASVTESGRYTRADAVSLARPPASVPPVLAGVRGPKSLALAGGAADGVVLAEPVTPEYLAEALAALDAGRAGEPSAFGFPGIRPPAPAPAARHVVAYNVAAVDEDPGRARDAARAALEWIGEADWAPHIRVLPFAAEFTALRASSSSRGEFARALPDSWVDQLAVVGTPAAARRRIDELHAAGATSVVLIPASDDPVNALESLSAVLSADPADA, from the coding sequence ATGTCCGGTGCCATTGCCGTGATGCAGCCACGCGACCTGCCCGCCGCGAGTTTCGTGTCCTTCGCCCGGCGCGCGGAGGAACTCGGTTTCGACGAGATCTGGGTCGTCGAGGATTGCTTCTTCCGCGGCGGAATCGCCCAGGCGGCGGTGATCCTCGCCGCCACCAGCACCATCGTCGTGGGCATCGGCATCCTGCCCGCCGCGGCTCGGAACCCCGTGTTCGCGACCCTGGAGGTCTCGACCCTGGCCGAACTCTTCCCCGGCCGGCTGCGGGTTGGCGTGGGCCATGGCATGCCCGGCTGGATGAGACAGGCCGGAATCTGGCCGGCCAGCCCCCTGGGCATGCTCGCCGAGAATCTCGATGTGATGCGCGCCCTCCTGGGCGGCGCGAGCGTGACCGAGTCCGGCCGGTACACCCGGGCAGATGCTGTGAGCCTGGCCAGGCCGCCGGCGAGCGTTCCGCCAGTCCTCGCCGGGGTGCGCGGACCCAAGTCGCTCGCCCTGGCGGGCGGGGCCGCCGACGGAGTGGTGCTGGCGGAACCCGTCACCCCCGAGTACCTGGCAGAGGCCCTGGCCGCCCTCGACGCCGGGCGCGCTGGCGAGCCCTCCGCTTTCGGCTTTCCCGGCATCCGCCCGCCCGCCCCGGCGCCAGCGGCACGGCACGTGGTCGCCTACAACGTGGCCGCGGTCGACGAAGACCCCGGGCGGGCCAGGGACGCGGCGCGCGCGGCACTCGAGTGGATCGGAGAGGCGGACTGGGCTCCCCACATCCGAGTGCTCCCCTTTGCGGCCGAGTTCACGGCCCTGCGGGCGTCGAGCTCCAGCCGCGGCGAGTTCGCCCGTGCCCTGCCGGACTCCTGGGTCGACCAGCTGGCCGTCGTCGGCACCCCCGCGGCCGCGCGCCGCCGGATCGACGAGCTTCACGCGGCCGGGGCGACGAGCGTCGTCCTGATCCCGGCCAGCGACGACCCTGTGAATGCGCTGGAGTCGCTGTCCGCGGTCCTGTCCGCTGACCCGGCCGACGCCTAG